In Thermofilum pendens Hrk 5, the sequence GACCGCTCCCGCCGTTACCGAGGGCTTGCTTGCTCTCTGCAGTGCGTACCTCGCGGCGCTCACTATCATGGCGTTCGTCTTGTCGGTTATCGCGTAGACGACGTTGCCGTTTTCGTCGACTCCCTCGTAGAAGCAGTTGGGCGTTTTAGCCTTCATCACGTACTCCGCTAGGAAGGCTGTGTAGTTGGTGTTCCAGATGGCGTGCATGCCTAGAGCCGCCTTGGCGTATACTACGGGCGTCATGCTGAGCTTTCCGAGGGAGCCGCTCCACACGGTCCACGTCTCGCCCGTGTATATGTCGACTATCCACTCGTAGATGTAGTACGGGGGCGCGTTGACCTGACCCTCCGTGAACGCGGTGGGCTTACCCGTGGCGAGGTAGCGGTTTTCCTGCGCCTTGTAGACCTTGTACGCCCACTCGTAGAACTCGGGCGGGGGGTCTAGCTCGAAGATCGTGAGGAGTATCGGCTCCATCGTTACCTCCACGTAGGGTAGCCGGACCCCGTAGGCGTCGACAGTCCTCGTGTAGGGTAGCCTCCCGAGCATCGAGAGGGCCTTCATGACCTGGGGGGTGTTGAAGCCCCAGAGGTGGAAGCCGTAGGCGTAGTAGTACGAGTAGAAGCCGCTGTCCGGCACCGAGCCCGCGAAGGCCGAGAAGCCGTTCCTCTCGACGACGTAGTCCACGGTCGGCGCGAGCTCCGGGAAGCTCTTCTTCAGCCTGTAGAGGGCTATCAGCAACCTCCCGGCGTCGCTGGGGTTCGAGGGCCCCGCATTCTCCGCCGGCATGCCCGTGTCCGAGCTGTACGCCGAGTACGGCACGCCGGAGGGGTGTAGCGGCCTCGTGGAGAGGAAGGCGAGCACTTTTTCGGCCCTGCTGATAGCCTCATCCCTGGATATCAGCCCGAGCCACGCCGCGTCGACTATCGCCGAGAGGTAGCTGCCGACGTCCCAGTCCGTCACGTAGTGCCAGGAGGGCGTCGCGTAGTTGATCCCCCTCTGGCTCAGCCCGAAGCCGGGGGAGAAGTAGCCCCACGCCGCCCTCGCTAGCTCCAGCCAGTCTACGGGCGGCTTCGCCTCGACGCTCGCCTGGCGCTGCGGGGGTACGAGCGTAGCCGCTACGAGCAGTACGAGGACCGCGAGAGCCGCTTTCTTCACGCGCCCCTCACCCGCCCCGTGCTTATATGGGCTTCGGAGTCCTTCTCCAGACGCGCGGCCTTCTCAGGATTATCTCGGCGAGGGCGTGGAGGGCGACCGCGGAGAGCGTGAACCAGTACGCGTAGATAACCGGGACCCAGGCTAGGTTCTTCGCGCTTACGGGCCTCTCGCTGAGCGCGAGGGCGACGCTGACCGAGAAGAGGGACACGGCGTTCAGCGCGGCGACGAGGGCGGCGGGTGTCGAGAAGTGGTTTACGTGGGGCAAAGCCGTCGAGGCGAGCCAGGCGGCCACCGCTAGGAGGCTGAGCGCCATCAGGTAGGGCCCCGCCGAGAGGATGGCGGCGTCCAGCCCCCTCCTGCCCGCGAGGGCGAGGCGCAGGTGCCTCGCGAATGCCTCCATGTACCCCCTATACCACCTGTTCCTCTGCACGGCGAGGCTCCTCAGCGAGGTCGGCGCCTCCTGCCAGGAGACGACGTCGTTCGCGTACTTCACCCTGTAGCCCCTGGCGAGGAGGTCCATCGATAGCTCCAGGTCCTCCGCGAGGGCGTCCTCCCTCCACCCCCCGACCTCCTCGAGCGCGCTCCTCTTAACGAACTGGCAGCTCCCGGTGAGCGGTACGAAGAGCCCGAGCCTCTCCCTCCCGCGTATGAGCGCGTGGAACCAGGCCTTCTCCTCCTTGGAGGCTACCCTCGCGAGCACCGATTCGCGCTCGTTGAGTACCAGCGTCTTCCCCTGGACCGCGGCGACCCCCGGCTCCTCGAGGTGCTTCACGGCGCGCCTTATGGCGTCCCTCTCGGGGACGCTGTCCGCGTCGAACACCGCTACGACCTCCCCCGTCGCCTCCCTAAGCGCCCTGTTCAGCGCGGCGGGCTTCCCGCGGGGCTCCTCCTCCCTTATCAACCTGACCGCGCCCGGGTACCTTTCTCCGGCTCTCCGCACTATCTCCTCGACGTACCCGTCCGAGCTGGCGTCGACGACTATCACTTCGAGCTTCTCCAGGGGGTAGTCCGAGGATAGGATAGCGTTGAGGCAACGCTCGACGCGCCTCCCCTCGTCCTTCGACGGCACTATGACTGTCACCCTGGGAAGCCCGTTCCCCGGGTCGTCCCCGCTGCCCCGGGGGGCTAGTAGCCCGGCGACGATTATGGGGGCGTGGTAGGCGGACCACGCGAGTATGCCCGCGAGGGTGAGGAGGGAGAGGGCGTCTAGAAGCAGGTAGAAGGCTTCCGGGAGCAATCCCGGAGGGGCTACGGCTCCGAGTAGCGCTGACGGCTCCGACGTCATTGTCTCGAAACCTCGTTAAGCTTCTGCGCCAAGAACTTTTCTAAAATTTAAAAGTTTTCGCTCGTTCGAGGGGCTTTGTCAAAGCCGACTAAAAGAGAGAAGCCTCGCCGAGCGCTGCTAAAGCTCGAATTCTATTACCGGGCCGCACTGCTTTTCGAGCTTCGCCGCCCTGCGCACCAGCAGTGCCACTGCCGCAGCGGAGGCGAGGATTATGGCTAGGAGGGCGAGCCCCGTCGTGACCCTCGGCGCTTCGCCCGGCGGAACCGCGGGGTACTCCCTGGTGGCGTTGCCCTCTATAAGCGCCACCGAGACGGGCTCCACGGGGTACGACGAGAGCAGGGGCCAGAATGCCTCGCCGAGGGTTAGGGAGCCCCTGCCGCCGGTGAGCGTGACGTTGTAGGTGTGGGGGCCTACCCTCACCGCGGCGTAGCCGTTTCCCCCGCCCTCCACCGATACCTCGTAGGCGTAGGGGAGGAAGCCGAGGAGGGGTTTCAGGTCGACGAGCTTCGCCGCGGGTACCTCGGCTCTGCCTATAGCCTTCTCCGAGTCTCCCAGCCTGAGCACGACGCGGGGCGATGCGCCTCCGACGCCTACCGTCGAGTATGCCTCGGCGACTACCCTGATGGAGGCTGGGGGCGACGCGTAGCCGTCCACGACTATCGAGCCGTTCTCCGCCTTGACGGAGCCGGAGAAGTTCGCCGCCTCCACGACCCTTAGGTTCTTCAGGGTTGCCCCGGCGACCTCAACCCTCGCCCCGCTGACCGCCAGCCTAGCCGTGGAGTTGCCGCCGAACACTAGGCGTACTTCCAGCTCGCCCGGCCTGCCGAGCGTTTTCGCCTCCCCGTCTACCCAGCCGTAAAGCCTCAGCTTCTTCACGAGGGTGGCGTTTCCCACCCCGAGCTTCAGGACGGCTTCCTCCGACTGGTTCAGCGCTGTGAGCCTGAGAGTTCCCGAGAGGGCTACGAGTACCGCTACCCTTCCGCCCGGCTCGACGCGCGGGGCCTTGAAGAGAGGGTCCTTGGAGGAGTTGTAGGAGCAGGGGCCGGGGGGAGTCTCTAGGAGCGGTGGCACGCTGATTGCGCACTGGAAGCTCTCGGGCGGCTCCACCGCTAGGTACAGCTTGTCCACGGCTACCTCCTTGTCCGCTGTGTTCACGAATACCGCGGCGAGCCCGCTCCGCGTCGTTGAAAGCTCTTTGAGGGCGAGCCCCGGCGGGTACACTGTGAGGTTGAGTAGGAGGGGGGTTTCAGGGCGCCGCGTGGATATCGCTAGTACTGGGGATGCTAGGAGTAGGGCGGCGAGCGCGGCTACCAGGTAGCGCTTCGACACGGGGTGGGACTCGCGCGCAGTATTTATCGCTATCGGGTAGGGGGCTTCCCAGCCAGTCCTCTAGACAGCCTGGGAAACTGTTAAAGCAAAAAAGCATTAGTTTGCTTGAGAGCAGCGTTGCTACTGCTTTTCCTCTTTTTTCTCCTCGGCTTCTAGCTTCTTGAGCTCCTCCTCTATCTCCTTCTCTATCTCCTCTATCGGCTTAGGAGGGGGAGTAGTGGCAAGCGTGAAGCCTATCCAGGCGAGTATCCCGAGGACCCCGGCTACAGCAACGAAGCCCGTGAGCTGGAGTAGGAGGAGGGACCACTGGGTGAAGAAGAGGATCCACCCGTAGACCAGTATCCCGGCGATAGAGGCGAGCATTATAGCCGTGCCTACGAGCTGGTCCTTGTTCATGGAACCGCCTCCCTTAACAGGCATACACTTTATTATATATTTCGCCGCCGCAAAAAGAAAATATTTTAAGGTTACTCCGGAGACGCTTCCGGCTTGCCGAGACGCTTCCTAGAGACGAAGTAGCCAATAGCGAAGCCCACCACTAAGCCTACCACGGTCCCGGCTACGCCTACAAGCTGGGCGCGAGCCTCAGCCTCCGCTAGGCGGGACCTCGACTCGGAGAGCTGAGCCTCAAGGCTCGAAACCTGAGCCTTCAAAGCCGAGAGATCCGTCTGAGCGCTACTCAGCTTTACCTGCAGGCTTTTAACGTCTTCCTGCAACCTAGTAACGTTCTCCCTGTAGCTCTTCAGCTCCTCCTCCCTCACCGCCGGGGCGTGAGGTGCCGCCCGAACCTGCCGGGAGCGGCTAACCCGCGCCTTTAGGCCTCGAGCCTAGCCAGGGTCCTCGAGTAGAGCCTCTTCAGCGCCTCCAGCAGGACCCTCCTCACGCCTTCCGGTATTACCTGCACGTCCTCGCGGGTCAAGCTCCCCAGAGACACTATCTCCAAGCCTATGACCTCTCTCCTCTCGTCGAGCTTCAGGACGATGTTGTCGTTCAGAGGCTCCGAGAAGCTCTCCCTTCCGGGCTCGTCCAGCCACAGGTCCAGGGTGTCGAGCTCCGGAGCGTAGTAGACGCGTACCTTCACGTCTGCCGCCTCCTCCACACCACCTCACCTCTGGCCGCTCTTTTAGTTAAATATCTTTTAGTTATAGGCCGTTATTATAAAACCCTCGCTATTCAAGTGCTTAACGACCACACAGATGAGCTTATCCATGTATGTGCCGTAGTACAGGTACACTCTGGGGTCGCGAGGGCTTCTCCTAACCTCGAGGAGGTTCGCCAGAGCCTCTCTGACCACGCCCTCCAGGCCCTTCAGCGAGGGGTGCTTAATGCTGACAATGTACTCCCAGTACCCCCTGGAGACCCTAACTCTGACCCCTAGTTTACTGGTGACCTCGAAGAGCGGCTCGCGCACCCGGCCTCACAGGGGTCTCAGCGTCCGCATGAGGAAATAGGTGTCACATAGATCACGCCGATCCCGAACCTCAGCGCGCGCTTGTAGGCGGCGGAAACCAGCGATGGCGTCAGCGATGGTACTGCAGGCGATGGAGGCTCTCCGCGCGCGCCCCTCAAGCAAGACACCGCCTTTCTTAGTCGAAGAAAAAATTAATAAAGCTTTTCTTTTTTAAAGCACTCTCGGGCAGAATATTTTATTCTTTTTATTGCCCGAAGATAACTACCTAAGAAGCAATGTCCCTCGAGCTCTGACGCAAGCATGTACTTCGTCAGCTCGCCTGGAGTACTGCCTATAACGTTCCCGTGCTCCATAGGACTCTTAACCCGCGCGCGAGATTTGCGCGCTTTTGGCTCATTGTTTCTACTCGCGTTGTCTGAATAGCTCTTCGTAGTACTCTTCGAGCCTGGGCTTCATGTCTAGGAACTGCTTTAGGACTTTGACTTCGTACTCGGCTCTCGCCTCCGAATCCCTGTCTAGAACCAGTACGCCCGTTGAGACTACCTCGTAGGCTAGCGTGAGTGGAGCTTCGTTTAGGTGTACGAGGTCCACGTCTAGGCCTAGCGCGTCTTCGAGCTCGTTTTTCAGCTCTACGAGGTGCTTCCAGGAGGCTTCGCCCCGCGTGTACACCGCTACGTCGATGTCGCTACGACAGCGGGCCTGACCCTTGGCGCGTGACCCGAATATATAGGCGAAGACTACGTTGCTCCTGTTGCTGAGCACCCTGGCGATTGTCTCCGCGTCTTTCCCGGCCTTTGGGGGGTCTACCCCTCTGTTTTCGGTGCTCCTGGCGATCTCGTAGACTATGTTTTCTAGCTCTTCGACTTCGCCTAAAGCCTCGGCTAGCTTGCCGTAGTCTATCCTGGCGTAGCCGTGGACGAGCACGTTCCTCAACCCTACCCACAGCTCGAGCTTTCCGGCGGACGCCGCGCTGAGCATGCCGGCTCCTCGAAGGATTCTGGCAACGTCGCGGTAGCTCTCGGGCTTGCCGAGCCTCAGCAAGGAGCATAGCCTCATCCCTGCATCGATTACGGCCTCGATCGCCAGGTGGAGGTACCTCTCGACAGCCCCTCTTACAACGTAGTCACCGGCTAGGGCTTCGGGAGAGGCGCGCCTTCTCAGCTCTTTGAGCAAGCCTATGTATTCCAGGGCGCGCGCCAGCCTCTCCTTAACTATCACACCGGTTACCCCCCTTCTCCTCCGCTTTCGCAAGCCTCCTCCTCGTCCACCCCCTAACGAGCGCGGCGTAGAGGTGGAGCTTGTAGACCTCGTACTTGTCCCCGTGCTCCTCCACGGCCTTCCTGGCGAGCCTCAGGAAGTCCTCCGCCTCTTCCATCGTGAACTCGCCTGGATCCTTCTCCAGGTACTCCCTCAGCTTCTCCACCTCCTCCTTCGTTAGGGGGTTGGAGAGAAGGCTTAGCACGGACCTCAGCTCGGCGCGGACGACGAGCGCCGTCTTTTCCTTTATAACGCCCTCCGAGGCGAGGTAGTCTATGAGGAACTCCTGGTGAGACTCGAAGCCCTTGACTACCCTTGAGAGCCTAGATTCAACTTTCTCGAGCCCGTGCTCGACGCCTGCAAGCCTGGACTCCGCCCCCTCGAGCCTCCCTTCGACCCGCGATAGCCTCGCCTCGACGGCGTCCAGCCTTTCCCCCACGTCCCCCAGTGCTTTCTCCACGCCGTCAACCCTCCTCTCCAGCGCTTCGAGCCTCCCCTCTACCTTGCTGAGCCTTCCCTCCAGGTCGGCGAGCCTCCTCTCCGCCTTGGTAAGCCTCTCCTGCACTCCTCCAAGATTTTCCTCGACGCTTTCAAGCCTCTCCTCCACTTTGTCGAGCCTTCCCTCTACGCCTTCAAGCCTCTTTTCCACCCCTCCAAGTCTTTCCTCTACTCTGTCTAGCCTGGCGTTAATCTTCTCGAACTTCCTGCCGAGCCAGTAGGCCATCGAGGAGCTGGCAGCCGCTACGCTTATAACGGTCGAGAGGACGGCGAGCGCTACGGGCTCCGCCAACGCGCACCCCTGGAAAACAGGGGCTCAGCCTCATTATATCTGTTGCGGACACCGCCGTGC encodes:
- a CDS encoding DUF3131 domain-containing protein — translated: MKKAALAVLVLLVAATLVPPQRQASVEAKPPVDWLELARAAWGYFSPGFGLSQRGINYATPSWHYVTDWDVGSYLSAIVDAAWLGLISRDEAISRAEKVLAFLSTRPLHPSGVPYSAYSSDTGMPAENAGPSNPSDAGRLLIALYRLKKSFPELAPTVDYVVERNGFSAFAGSVPDSGFYSYYYAYGFHLWGFNTPQVMKALSMLGRLPYTRTVDAYGVRLPYVEVTMEPILLTIFELDPPPEFYEWAYKVYKAQENRYLATGKPTAFTEGQVNAPPYYIYEWIVDIYTGETWTVWSGSLGKLSMTPVVYAKAALGMHAIWNTNYTAFLAEYVMKAKTPNCFYEGVDENGNVVYAITDKTNAMIVSAARYALQRASKPSVTAGAVPALYPGENATITLNVTHQLPLPITLSAEAPPGITAEVEPSTGKANLTARLKVSARQGLAPGNYTVTVKVSTIAHNETLTLTVTVKPPGYTLRVRVVDACGDPVPGATLLLNGLKAGETDAKGEAEVKHVEGEATLTAIYAGLEVAGPLKISVNSDTNATLKANLRKIAVAFTTPDGKPATGILVVALLGRTTLSTAKTNSTGHALLPRIPPANITLQAYTPDGKLLLGEWTVNAAQGEGVVDPEIPPTTRHLEA
- a CDS encoding glycosyltransferase, with translation MTSEPSALLGAVAPPGLLPEAFYLLLDALSLLTLAGILAWSAYHAPIIVAGLLAPRGSGDDPGNGLPRVTVIVPSKDEGRRVERCLNAILSSDYPLEKLEVIVVDASSDGYVEEIVRRAGERYPGAVRLIREEEPRGKPAALNRALREATGEVVAVFDADSVPERDAIRRAVKHLEEPGVAAVQGKTLVLNERESVLARVASKEEKAWFHALIRGRERLGLFVPLTGSCQFVKRSALEEVGGWREDALAEDLELSMDLLARGYRVKYANDVVSWQEAPTSLRSLAVQRNRWYRGYMEAFARHLRLALAGRRGLDAAILSAGPYLMALSLLAVAAWLASTALPHVNHFSTPAALVAALNAVSLFSVSVALALSERPVSAKNLAWVPVIYAYWFTLSAVALHALAEIILRRPRVWRRTPKPI
- a CDS encoding transcriptional regulator, with amino-acid sequence MNKDQLVGTAIMLASIAGILVYGWILFFTQWSLLLLQLTGFVAVAGVLGILAWIGFTLATTPPPKPIEEIEKEIEEELKKLEAEEKKEEKQ
- a CDS encoding DUF2283 domain-containing protein is translated as MEEAADVKVRVYYAPELDTLDLWLDEPGRESFSEPLNDNIVLKLDERREVIGLEIVSLGSLTREDVQVIPEGVRRVLLEALKRLYSRTLARLEA
- the mntA gene encoding type VII toxin-antitoxin system MntA family adenylyltransferase antitoxin, translated to MIVKERLARALEYIGLLKELRRRASPEALAGDYVVRGAVERYLHLAIEAVIDAGMRLCSLLRLGKPESYRDVARILRGAGMLSAASAGKLELWVGLRNVLVHGYARIDYGKLAEALGEVEELENIVYEIARSTENRGVDPPKAGKDAETIARVLSNRSNVVFAYIFGSRAKGQARCRSDIDVAVYTRGEASWKHLVELKNELEDALGLDVDLVHLNEAPLTLAYEVVSTGVLVLDRDSEARAEYEVKVLKQFLDMKPRLEEYYEELFRQRE
- a CDS encoding tropomyosin, which encodes MAEPVALAVLSTVISVAAASSSMAYWLGRKFEKINARLDRVEERLGGVEKRLEGVEGRLDKVEERLESVEENLGGVQERLTKAERRLADLEGRLSKVEGRLEALERRVDGVEKALGDVGERLDAVEARLSRVEGRLEGAESRLAGVEHGLEKVESRLSRVVKGFESHQEFLIDYLASEGVIKEKTALVVRAELRSVLSLLSNPLTKEEVEKLREYLEKDPGEFTMEEAEDFLRLARKAVEEHGDKYEVYKLHLYAALVRGWTRRRLAKAEEKGGNRCDS